One Narcine bancroftii isolate sNarBan1 chromosome 3, sNarBan1.hap1, whole genome shotgun sequence DNA window includes the following coding sequences:
- the LOC138756554 gene encoding microtubule-actin cross-linking factor 1-like has translation MWSFAEMGERLNDHQQGLKEHRQKLSQKEQELVLAIEAAQTFLEQNVQDPLRDEEVVLQENLNALMEEYESALSSADSQLNVIEDLHLELQKFRKDHDEFKTLMIHSEKELGKIKAEEFDSTSLTFKLKKQQFLFTDLQFLKGDQRYLRRSWKSVLDAAFHFEIRNANESYKIQIDPDAISQRMEETVESADARFNALRSECIGLGIHLGTKVFEQWQEKADELRLWLERVERERRMVQLEAIPNPEILQQELENIMVLQGEISEHEDGVEKLQEAAKCLLSLSNDVVPNVLQLRKTTATIEQRFQRLREETSEEKRTLEQTNVQVEDLEDS, from the exons ATGTGGTCATTTGCTGAGATGGGCGAAAGACTGAATGACCACCAGCAAGGCCTGAAG gAACATCGCCAAAAGTTGTCCCAGAAAGAGCAAGAGTTGGTTTTGGCCATAGAGGCAGCTCAGACTTTCCTGGAACAAAATGTCCAGGACCCTTTGCGAGACGAGGAAGTTGTACTGCAGGAGAACTTGAATGCCTTGATGGAGGAGTACGAATCCGCTTTATCAAgtgcagattctcaattaaacgtGATTGAGGATCTGCATCTAGAACTGCAGAAGTTCCGAAAAG ATCATGATGAATTCAAAACATTAATGATTcattcagaaaaggaactagGAAAAATAAAAGCTGAGGAATTTGACTCCACGTCATTGACATTCAAACTTAAGAAGCAGCAATTCCTCTTCACAGATCTTCAATTTCTCAAAGGGGATCAAAGATACCTCAGACGATCTTGGAAAAGTGTCTTAGATGCTGCCTTTCACTTTGAAATCAGGAATGCAAATGAAAGCTACAAGATCCAAATTGATCCTGATGCCATAAGCCAACGTATGGAGGAGACGGTTGAAAGCGCCGATGCTCGCTTCAACGCACTTCGATCAGAA TGCATTGGACTTGGAATCCATCTTGGCACCAAGGTATTTGAACAATGGCAAGAGAAGGCAGATGAGCTGCGTTTGTGGCTAGAGAGAGTAGAAAGAGAAAGACGAATGGTTCAGCTGGAGGCCATCCCTAATCCAGAAATCTTGCAGCAAGAACTTGAAAATATCATG gttcttcagggaGAAATTTCTGAACATGAAGATGGTGTCGAAAAGTTACAGGAGGCAGCAAAGTGCCTGCTGTCTTTGAGCAATGACGTTGTTCCAAATGTACTCCAGCTTCGAAAGACCACAG CTACCATCGAACAGAGATTCCAGCGTTTGCGTGAGGAAACATCAGAGGAGAAGAGGACATTGGAACAGACAAATGTCCAAGTGGAAGATCTTGAAG